A genomic window from Anopheles ziemanni chromosome X, idAnoZiCoDA_A2_x.2, whole genome shotgun sequence includes:
- the LOC131290420 gene encoding SET domain-containing protein SmydA-8: MASVGSENGNGHTSSEAVKLAGDGPERSDDVGASATPTGSEPPKEAVQVPVPAAVQYPPERVAKFKGELLEFLGDLVPPERAPWDIAVFEGLGRGLVATRDIAVNELIFLDRPILVGPRVNNYDVIFCASCCRILRKLHLCSGGCRLPMCAQCDFSVGEASPHAAECRLIQSWQPKDAGRYSKNILYALTSIRGFLLSERDRSLVLQMEGHPPRKEMTTEIERLLKDGYFQNLDGEGADVRYLRQLVNVLNTNAFETSRIVADEENNDHEIILRGLYILGALMNHCCRPNVRYVFDSELRMRVYASRPIRAGQQLLNNYSKILWGTQHRIIHLCFSKCFLCSCERCKDPTEFGTYLGALKCVRESCPEGRLLPINPLKISSLWRCDRCDLKMDNIKATKIQEIAGRMILNNAIKRESSYIIDYLNDHLVRFLLPTNQFTVELKLQAIKKIQADRPVAELREKERYCVEILDILERLQYGECFVKGVLCYELFVTRVTLGQVPSESGNTTEELNLEHLRTAWQILGPSGNRPKDLQQMVVKYGVGCEPLD, encoded by the exons ATGGCGAGTGTGGGCAGCGAGAATGGTAATGGACATACCTCGAGTGAGGCTGTGAAGCTTGCGGGGGACGGCCCCGAGCGCTCCGATGATGTGGGCGCTAGTGCGACACCCACCGGCAGTGAACCTCCCAAGGAGGCTGTGCAGGTTCCGGTGCCTGCAGCGGTCCAGTACCCCCCGGAGCGGGTGGCAAAGTTCAAGGGCGAGCTGCTGGAGTTCCTCGGGGATCTGGTGCCGCCGGAGCGGGCCCCCTGGGACATTGCGGTGTTCGAGGGCCTGGGGCGTGGGCTGGTGGCGACACGCGACATCGCCGTCAACGAGCTGATCTTCCTGGACCGGCCGATCCTGGTCGGGCCGCGCGTCAACAACTACGACGTGATCTTCTGCGCCAGCTGCTGCCGTATCCTGCGCAAGCTGCACCTGTGCAGCGGTGGCTGCCGGCTGCCGATGTGCGCCCAGTGTGACTTCAGTGTCGGCGAGGCGTCGCCGCACGCCGCCGAGTGCCGGCTGATCCAGAGCTGGCAGCCGAAGGACGCCGGGCGCTACTCGAAGAACATCCTGTACGCGCTCACCTCGATCCGGGGCTTCCTGCTGTCCGAGCGCGACCGCTCGCTGGTGCTGCAGATGGAGGGCCATCCGCCGCGCAAGGAGATGACGACGGAGATCGAGCGGCTGCTGAAGGACGGCTACTTCCAGAACCTGGACGGCGAGGGCGCGGACGTCCGCTACCTGCGCCAGCTGGTCAACGTGCTCAACACCAACGCGTTCGAGACGAGCCGGATCGTGGCGGACGAGGAGAACAACGACCACGAGATCATCCTGCGCGGGCTGTACATCCTCGGGGCGCTCATGAACCACTGCTGCCGCCCGAACGTGCGCTACGTGTTCGACAGCGAGCTGCGGATGCGCGTGTACGCCTCGCGGCCGATCCGCGCCGGCCAGCAGCTGCTCAACAACTACTCCAAGATCCTGTGGGGCACGCAGCATCGCATCATACATCTGTGCTTCTCGAAGTGCTTCCTGTGCTCCTGCGAACGCTGCAAGGATCCGACG GAGTTCGGCACGTACCTCGGGGCGCTGAAGTGCGTACGGGAGAGCTGCCCGGAGGGGCGCCTGCTACCGATCAACCCGCTGAAAATCTCGTCCCTGTGGCGCTGCGACCGGTGCGACCTGAAGATGGACAACATTAAGGCAACGAAAATCCAGGAGATCGCCGGCCGGATGATACTGAACAACGCGATCAAGCGCGAGTCCAGCTACATCATCGACTACCTGAACGACCACCTGGTGCGGTTTCTGCTGCCGACGAACCAGTTCACGGTCGAGCTGAAGCTGCAGGCGATCAAGAAGATCCAGGCCGACCGGCCGGTGGCGGAGCTGCGCGAGAAGGAGCGCTACTGCGTCGAGATCCTGGACATCCTGGAGCGCCTGCAGTACGGCGAGTGCTTCGTCAAGGGTGTGCTCTGCTACGAGCTGTTCGTCACCCGCGTCACGCTGGGTCAGGTGCCGAGCGAGAGTGGT AACACCACGGAGGAGTTAAATCTGGAGCATCTGCGGACCGCCTGGCAAATCCTTGGCCCCAGCGGAAACCGGCCCAAGGACCTGCAGCAAATGGTTGTGAAGTACGGCGTCGGCTGTGAACCGCTCGATtga
- the LOC131290421 gene encoding monocarboxylate transporter 12, whose protein sequence is MTHGPPASRKRQQQQINTDIEQSVVEAESGLPTPPDGGWGWMVVLASFSIHIITDGLTYSFGIFYTEFLTYFNEGKGYTAWIASILVGVTLCSGPISSSLVNRYGCRAVTIAGALLAAASLAVSSYATSVFMLFITIGFGTGMGLGLIYLPAIVSVTMYFERLRSLATGIAVCGSGLGTSIFAPLTEALIKRLEWQGALQAIGAIVLICVLFGLMFRPLTHESAAAAAVAVAGKQDEATVPALQHSSTGRPASPAKQTTHQSGEGALKRSNSHGDMDIPKIDLNAVGLPTKSNGHSISGHNLDADRKLLPVDETKRLGLSQPLLTAPLTDQQLQATTMQGAMKRAESGTMYRKDALYTGSVHNIASRHTSQANLSVYEKGSYGSVQGNGTGTQLGGQDATEQCLGCIPCSKETCDTFREMMNFSILKDPIFIVFTVSNFLTSVGFNVPYVYLAAQAQVLGIDTKNASYLLGIIGIANTVGRIVLGYVSDKTWVNRLWVYNWSLAICGIATGLSVFCRDFYWLAVYSAVFGFTIGAYVGLTSVILVDLLGLEKLTNAFGLLLLFQGIASFVGPPIAGWLYDYTLSYGPGFIMAGTTIAISGAMLFAIPSIQRYLDRKRSPVALPGGIPME, encoded by the exons ATGACACACGGACCACCGGCGAGCCGCAAgcggcaacagcagcagatcAACACCGACATCGAGCAGAGCGTCGTAGAGGCGGAAAGCGGACTTCCGACGCCCCCGGATGGGGGATGGGGTTGGATGGTGGTGTTGGCTTCCTTCAGTATTCATATCATCA CTGATGGCCTTACGTACTCGTTCGGTATATTCTACACGGAGTTTTTAACGTACTTCAACGAAGGGAAAGGCTACACGGCCTGGATCGCGTCGATCCTGGTAGGAGTGACACTATGCTCGG GACCCATCTCATCGTCGCTGGTGAACCGGTACGGCTGCCGGGCGGTGACGATAGCGGGTGCGTTGCTGGCCGCTGCCTCGCTGGCTGTCAGCAGCTACGCCACCAGCGTCTTCATGCTGTTCATTACGATCGGCTTTGGCACCGGGATGGGCCTGGGGCTCATCTACCTGCCCGCCATCGTCAGCGTGACGATGTACTTCGAAAGACTGAGATCGCTGGCAACCGGCATCGCCGTGTGCGGCTCCGGGCTCGGTACGTCCATCTTCGCCCCGCTAACCGAGGCGCTAATCAAGCGGCTCGAGTGGCAGGGGGCACTGCAGGCGATCGGTGCCATCGTGCTGATCTGCGTGCTGTTCGGGTTGATGTTCCGCCCGTTGACGCACGAGTcagccgctgctgctgcggtaGCCGTTGCTGGCAAACAGGATGAGGCAACGGTGCCAGCATTGCAACATTCCAGCACTGGCAGACCGGCATCGCCAGCAAAGCAAACCACACACCAGAGCGGCGAGGGTGCCCTGAAGCGATCCAACAGCCACGGCGACATGGACATTCCGAAGATCGACCTTAATGCGGTAGGTCTGCCAACGAAATCT AATGGTCACTCTATCAGTGGCCACAACCTGGACGCGGATCGCAAGCTTCTGCCGGTGGATGAAACGAAGCGGCTGGGACTCAGCCAGCCCCTGCTGACAGCTCCGCTCACCGATCAGCAGCTCCAGGCGACTACGATGCAGGGCGCGATGAAGCGAGCCGAAAGTGGCACCATGTACCGCAAGGACGCCCTGTACACCGGTTCCGTCCACAACATCGCATCGCGTCACACGTCGCAGGCGAACCTGTCGGTGTACGAAAAGGGCAGCTACGGGTCGGTGCAGGGCAACGGCACGGGAACTCAGCTGGGCGGCCAGGACGCGACCGAGCAGTGCCTCGGGTGCATCCCCTGCTCGAAGGAGACGTGCGACACGTTCCGCGAGATGATGAACTTCTCCATCCTGAAGGACCCGATCTTCATCGTCTTCACCGTGTCGAACTTCCTGACGAGCGTCGGCTTCAACGTGCCGTACGTGTATCTGGCGGCGCAGGCGCAGGTCCTCGGCATCGACACCAAGAACGCGTCCTACCTGCTCGGCATCATCGGCATCGCCAACACCGTCGGCCGCATCGTGCTCGGCTATGTGTCCGACAAGACGTGGGTCAACCGGCTGTGGGTGTACAACTGGTCGCTCGCGATCTGCGGCATCGCGACCGGCCTGTCCGTCTTCTGTCGCGACTTCTACTGGCTCGCGGTCTACTCGGCCGTGTTCGGCTTCACCATCGGTGCCTACGTCGGCCTCACCTCCGTCATCCTGGTCGACCTGCTCGGTCTGGAGAAGCTGACGAACGCGTTtggcctgctgctgctcttcCAGGGCATCGCCTCCTTCGTAGGACCTCCGATCGCAG GCTGGCTGTACGACTACACGCTCTCCTACGGGCCAGGTTTCATCATGGCCGGCACAACGATCGCCATCAGCGGCGCGATGCTATTCGCCATCCCCTCGATCCAGCGATACCTTGACCGAAAGCGCTCCCCCGTCGCCCTGCCCGGCGGTATTCCCATGGAGTAG